From the Bacillus carboniphilus genome, one window contains:
- a CDS encoding YqzL family protein has protein sequence MLDFTWKVFSETGSIDTYLLYKELEKKSHSSPEDQEEELAEIDFPVM, from the coding sequence ATGTTAGATTTTACCTGGAAAGTATTTTCTGAAACAGGTAGTATTGACACTTATCTCCTTTACAAAGAACTAGAAAAGAAATCCCATTCATCTCCAGAGGATCAAGAAGAAGAACTAGCAGAAATAGATTTTCCCGTGATGTAA
- the yqfD gene encoding sporulation protein YqfD has translation MKNQWVYFFTGSVTVKVTGKGLERFLNRLSRQGLYIWEVRRLDENSITFKLSLNKVHHFRRAIRKSGCSASFIDKHGFPFYIKRLLYNGGFLAGIATFFVLIFILSNMIWGIEIEGAEPKTEERIWKELDKLGVQIGSLQLLTDSAEEIQRTLTNNIPAITWVGVKVEGTVYKLQVVEKNQPKPEKETGPQHLVATKKGIIVKMYVQEGQPMVAINDYVKKGQQLVSGEIGVEDRYSYIASKGEIIAETWYKSEVSIPLKKELSVLTGNEKNKHYLQFWNWDVPIWGYGKPKFEEYDQDLTTHPFKFLRWELPIRYKEINIHEVEKAKHELNQEEAVAAGIEIAKKDLLSKLGEEAKIVKENILHKEVENGKVKITIHFTVHEDIAKGQPIIQGD, from the coding sequence ATGAAGAATCAATGGGTTTATTTTTTTACTGGATCAGTCACTGTAAAAGTAACAGGAAAAGGATTAGAGCGCTTCCTGAATCGTTTATCAAGACAAGGACTTTACATTTGGGAGGTTCGCCGGTTAGATGAAAACTCCATCACATTTAAACTATCCTTGAATAAAGTCCACCACTTCCGAAGGGCTATCAGGAAGAGTGGATGTTCTGCTTCATTTATAGACAAGCATGGCTTTCCTTTCTACATAAAAAGGCTTCTATACAATGGGGGTTTTTTGGCTGGAATTGCTACTTTCTTTGTACTTATTTTTATTTTGTCGAATATGATTTGGGGAATAGAAATAGAAGGAGCTGAACCGAAAACAGAGGAAAGAATTTGGAAGGAGTTGGACAAGCTAGGAGTCCAAATAGGTAGCTTGCAACTTCTTACCGACTCTGCTGAAGAGATTCAACGTACCTTAACTAATAACATTCCTGCAATTACATGGGTAGGAGTAAAGGTGGAAGGAACAGTGTATAAGCTACAGGTTGTTGAAAAAAATCAGCCAAAACCTGAAAAAGAAACGGGCCCGCAACACCTAGTGGCTACGAAAAAAGGGATCATTGTAAAGATGTATGTTCAAGAAGGACAACCCATGGTTGCTATTAACGATTATGTAAAGAAAGGACAGCAATTAGTTTCTGGAGAAATAGGTGTAGAGGATCGTTATAGTTATATTGCCTCTAAGGGAGAAATTATTGCAGAAACTTGGTACAAGTCAGAGGTTTCAATTCCTTTGAAAAAAGAACTATCCGTTTTAACAGGCAATGAAAAGAATAAACACTATCTTCAATTTTGGAATTGGGACGTACCAATCTGGGGTTATGGAAAACCCAAATTTGAAGAATATGATCAAGATTTAACAACTCACCCTTTTAAATTTCTAAGATGGGAATTGCCCATTCGATATAAGGAAATAAATATACACGAAGTGGAAAAAGCTAAGCATGAGTTGAACCAAGAAGAAGCTGTTGCAGCGGGTATTGAAATTGCAAAAAAAGACCTGTTATCAAAACTCGGTGAAGAAGCCAAAATAGTAAAAGAAAATATTTTACACAAAGAAGTGGAGAATGGTAAAGTAAAAATAACCATTCACTTCACAGTTCATGAAGACATCGCGAAGGGACAACCGATAATTCAAGGAGACTAA
- the glyQ gene encoding glycine--tRNA ligase subunit alpha, with amino-acid sequence MNVQDMIITLQKHWSDQGCILMQAYDVEKGAGTMSPYTFLRAIGPEPWNVAYVEPSRRPADGRYGENPNRLYQHHQFQVIMKPSPDNIQELYLDSLKALGIDPLEHDIRFVEDNWENPSLGCAGLGWEVWLDGMEITQFTYFQQVGGLECNPVSVEITYGLERLASYIQDKDNVFDLNFTDTFTYRDIFGQPEYEHSKYTFETSNQEMLFTLFETYEKEAHRQMEEGLVHPAYDYILKCSHVFNILDARGAISVTERTGYIGKMRGLARKVAKTFYEEREKLGFPILKKQEVAKDE; translated from the coding sequence GTGAATGTACAAGATATGATTATTACGCTTCAAAAACATTGGTCAGATCAAGGCTGTATTTTAATGCAGGCATATGATGTTGAAAAAGGGGCTGGAACCATGAGCCCATATACGTTCCTACGTGCAATCGGTCCGGAACCTTGGAATGTTGCCTACGTGGAACCTTCTAGAAGACCTGCAGATGGTCGTTATGGTGAAAATCCAAATAGATTGTATCAACATCATCAATTTCAGGTGATTATGAAGCCTTCCCCAGATAATATTCAAGAACTTTATTTAGACTCATTGAAGGCTTTAGGTATCGATCCATTAGAACATGATATTCGATTTGTTGAAGATAACTGGGAAAATCCTTCTCTAGGATGCGCAGGATTAGGTTGGGAAGTTTGGTTAGATGGCATGGAAATCACTCAGTTTACTTATTTTCAACAGGTTGGAGGACTAGAGTGTAATCCTGTTTCTGTTGAAATCACATATGGGTTAGAGAGATTAGCATCCTATATCCAAGATAAGGATAATGTATTTGATTTAAATTTCACAGATACCTTTACCTATCGTGACATTTTCGGTCAGCCAGAATATGAGCACTCCAAATATACATTTGAAACATCTAATCAAGAGATGCTTTTCACATTATTTGAGACCTATGAAAAAGAAGCACATAGACAGATGGAGGAAGGCCTTGTTCACCCTGCATATGACTATATTTTAAAATGTTCACATGTATTTAATATTCTGGATGCGAGAGGTGCCATTTCAGTAACGGAGCGAACAGGATATATTGGAAAAATGAGAGGGTTAGCTCGGAAAGTGGCTAAAACGTTTTACGAAGAGCGTGAAAAGCTTGGCTTCCCAATTCTGAAAAAACAGGAGGTGGCAAAAGATGAGTAA
- the yqfC gene encoding sporulation protein YqfC — protein MAKKIKNVLRNLVTTKMELPKDVMMDLPRITMIGQLHIYIENHRGLLSFADHELRILLKQGQLVIKGKGFVIKTILPEEILLEGQIDEVTFLDL, from the coding sequence ATGGCGAAAAAAATCAAGAATGTACTAAGGAATCTTGTAACAACAAAGATGGAATTACCTAAGGATGTCATGATGGACCTTCCCCGAATAACGATGATTGGCCAGCTTCATATTTACATAGAGAATCATAGGGGGCTCCTTTCTTTTGCGGATCATGAGCTCCGAATTTTATTAAAACAGGGACAGCTAGTTATTAAGGGAAAAGGATTTGTAATAAAAACGATTTTGCCAGAAGAAATTTTATTGGAAGGGCAAATCGACGAGGTGACATTTTTAGATCTCTGA
- a CDS encoding PhoH family protein gives MSEALKPISIQLEGPEEASALFGIEDTHLKIFEEQLGVSIVSRGEGVLVNGSDEKVEMLSDVLSELLQLIRRGITIGPRDCMYASQLALNGNIADLLDLYSEEIARNVKGKAIRVKTLGQKQYIQAIRKNDLIFGIGPAGTGKTYLAVVMAVTALKNGYVKKLILTRPAVEAGESLGFLPGDLKEKVDPYLRPLYDALHDVLGAEHTARLMERGTIEIAPLAYMRGRTLDDAYVILDEAQNTTAAQMKMFLTRLGFGSKMIITGDRSQIDLPKGVKSGLSIAESILNGVPGISFVILEQSDVVRHPLVRKIIDAYEKNNL, from the coding sequence ATGTCAGAAGCTTTAAAACCGATATCAATTCAACTAGAAGGACCAGAGGAAGCATCCGCTTTATTTGGTATAGAAGATACTCACTTAAAAATATTTGAGGAACAATTAGGGGTTTCCATTGTAAGTAGGGGAGAAGGTGTTCTGGTAAATGGATCGGATGAGAAAGTAGAAATGCTCTCAGACGTGTTATCAGAATTACTCCAACTTATTCGGCGTGGCATAACTATTGGGCCGCGTGATTGTATGTATGCATCACAATTAGCCTTAAATGGGAATATTGCAGATTTACTGGATCTATATTCTGAAGAAATTGCTCGTAATGTTAAAGGGAAGGCAATCCGAGTTAAAACGCTTGGGCAGAAACAATACATCCAGGCAATCAGAAAGAATGACTTAATATTCGGGATTGGCCCAGCTGGAACGGGTAAAACATACCTAGCTGTTGTAATGGCCGTTACAGCATTAAAGAACGGGTATGTTAAGAAGCTGATTTTAACTCGCCCTGCAGTTGAAGCTGGTGAATCATTAGGGTTTTTACCCGGTGATTTAAAAGAAAAGGTAGATCCATATCTACGTCCATTGTATGATGCCCTACATGATGTATTAGGAGCTGAACATACAGCTAGACTAATGGAAAGAGGCACCATTGAAATTGCCCCTTTAGCGTACATGCGCGGAAGGACTTTGGATGATGCGTATGTTATTTTAGATGAAGCGCAAAATACCACAGCTGCACAGATGAAAATGTTTCTAACTCGACTTGGCTTTGGCTCTAAAATGATCATAACAGGAGACAGATCTCAAATTGATTTACCTAAAGGAGTAAAGTCTGGCCTGAGTATCGCTGAGTCAATTCTCAATGGGGTACCAGGTATATCATTTGTTATCCTCGAGCAGTCAGATGTAGTTAGACATCCATTAGTTAGAAAAATCATTGATGCATACGAAAAAAATAACCTTTAG
- a CDS encoding diacylglycerol kinase family protein, with protein MVSNDRKFRNATFLKSFQVALSGIITVFKEEKNFRFHIVSTVVVVSLGLFLSLSNVEWLFVLSAIFGVLTFEMINSAIERVVDLVTNEYDPLAKVAKDMASGAVLLFAMYSVLVGIIIFVPKIWSLLIFHF; from the coding sequence ATGGTCTCAAACGATAGAAAGTTCCGTAATGCCACTTTTCTAAAGTCTTTTCAGGTAGCCCTATCTGGAATTATTACTGTTTTTAAAGAAGAAAAAAACTTCCGCTTTCATATTGTTTCAACGGTGGTGGTTGTAAGTTTAGGTTTATTTTTATCATTATCCAACGTTGAATGGCTTTTTGTTCTTTCTGCCATATTTGGGGTTCTCACTTTTGAAATGATAAATTCAGCAATTGAAAGAGTTGTGGATTTAGTTACAAATGAGTACGACCCGTTGGCGAAAGTAGCTAAAGATATGGCAAGTGGTGCAGTATTATTGTTTGCCATGTATTCTGTTTTGGTGGGGATTATTATCTTTGTTCCCAAGATATGGAGTTTGCTTATCTTTCACTTCTAA
- a CDS encoding cytidine deaminase: MDTKNLITEAKKAMEKAYVPYSKFQVGAALLSDDGTVFHGCNIENAAYSMTNCAERTALFKAYSEGVTHFKTLVVVADTKRPVPPCGACRQVISELCPKDMKIILTNLHGDITELSVEELLPGAFSPSDLNE, from the coding sequence TTGGATACAAAGAACTTAATTACAGAAGCAAAAAAAGCGATGGAAAAAGCATACGTACCATACTCAAAGTTTCAAGTTGGCGCAGCACTTTTGTCTGATGACGGGACTGTTTTTCATGGATGCAATATTGAAAACGCTGCCTACAGTATGACGAACTGTGCAGAAAGAACAGCCCTCTTTAAGGCTTATTCTGAAGGTGTTACACATTTTAAAACGTTAGTAGTTGTTGCAGATACAAAAAGACCAGTTCCGCCTTGTGGAGCGTGTCGTCAAGTTATTTCTGAGCTTTGCCCGAAAGACATGAAAATAATCTTAACAAACCTCCATGGTGATATTACAGAACTTTCTGTTGAAGAATTATTACCAGGTGCGTTTTCACCGAGTGATTTAAATGAATAA
- a CDS encoding HD family phosphohydrolase: MESLQIFLAKIKHSLGNTFVRALLYILLGLVLFAVMFDNVKPERLEVSLLQSAPHTIRAPIQVEDKELTDKRKEQARSQVQDVYELKSEYSENRVLLVRSIFELAEEVNKEIQQELEKAKRQLEEEKESDEETDDVTSAQEETIEEPSLSEKVERFKSNLPSDVTSELTDNILGTLLNATPAQLDNAKDLTITAVNNVMSNRIPANQVENAKKEVEQQLKYAPLPTALKDASIALGRLGVIQNEIFSLEKTEQLKKEAVESVEPVKILQGEVIVEEGGIITAEVYRQLELVGLLNNEDEIKPFIGLVVLVVLLVGGLYLYFKDLNGQEDRKHTNLLIFSLVFVISLVFMKLVSLLQPAVSTNIGYVFPAAMSAMLIKILIHDRLAIINTIMLAIVSTIIFNRDVSGAINIDIGIYILFSGIAGMLFLSSQNHRSRILQSGLLVSILNLLIILSFYLIRNSPFPSLEFSYDALMGIVSGVVASVFTIGLLPFFEAGFNILSSMKLIELSNPNHPLLRKILTEAPGTYHHSVMVANLAESACESIGANGLLARVACYYHDIGKTNRPKFFIENQINIENPHDQISPIASKNIIISHVTDGVKMLKKAKLPKEIIDVAEQHHGTTLLKFFYHKAKENGEEVTEEEFRYPGPRPTSKEAAIINISDSVEAAVRSKNNPTPDEIRAVVKGIIKDRLQDGQLNDCDITLKELDTVAHTLCETLNGIFHSRIEYPDIKKLQKVEENESRN, from the coding sequence ATGGAAAGTTTACAAATATTTTTGGCGAAAATAAAACATTCCCTTGGAAATACATTTGTACGTGCCCTTTTATACATACTCTTAGGCCTCGTATTATTTGCCGTGATGTTTGATAATGTGAAACCAGAAAGATTAGAGGTTTCCCTGTTACAATCGGCACCACACACGATACGTGCCCCAATCCAGGTGGAGGATAAAGAATTAACAGATAAAAGGAAGGAACAAGCTCGATCTCAGGTGCAGGATGTATATGAATTAAAAAGTGAGTACTCTGAGAATCGGGTTCTCTTAGTAAGGAGTATTTTTGAGTTAGCAGAAGAAGTCAATAAGGAAATACAACAGGAACTAGAAAAGGCAAAGAGACAACTTGAAGAAGAAAAAGAATCAGATGAAGAAACCGATGATGTAACGAGTGCACAAGAGGAGACTATTGAGGAACCAAGTTTATCCGAGAAAGTGGAACGCTTCAAATCAAATCTTCCGAGTGATGTTACTTCAGAGTTAACAGACAATATTCTAGGTACATTGCTTAATGCAACTCCAGCTCAATTAGATAATGCAAAAGATTTAACAATCACGGCGGTTAACAATGTGATGAGTAATCGGATTCCGGCTAATCAAGTTGAAAACGCAAAAAAAGAAGTAGAACAGCAATTAAAATATGCTCCACTTCCAACAGCCTTGAAAGACGCGTCCATTGCCTTAGGAAGACTTGGGGTTATTCAAAATGAAATTTTCAGCTTAGAAAAAACCGAACAATTAAAAAAGGAAGCTGTAGAAAGTGTTGAACCTGTAAAAATTCTCCAAGGAGAAGTAATCGTTGAAGAAGGAGGCATTATTACAGCAGAAGTTTACCGTCAACTAGAATTGGTTGGTTTACTTAACAATGAGGATGAAATTAAACCATTCATAGGATTAGTAGTGCTAGTAGTTTTATTGGTTGGTGGGTTGTACCTTTATTTTAAAGATCTAAATGGTCAAGAGGACCGTAAACACACGAATCTGTTAATATTCAGTTTGGTGTTTGTTATTTCCCTGGTCTTTATGAAGTTGGTTAGTTTGTTACAGCCTGCTGTATCCACAAATATAGGCTATGTTTTCCCAGCAGCTATGAGTGCAATGTTAATTAAAATACTAATACATGATCGGCTTGCAATAATAAATACCATTATGCTAGCCATTGTTTCTACTATCATCTTTAACAGAGATGTATCAGGGGCAATAAACATTGATATTGGAATCTATATTCTTTTTAGCGGGATTGCTGGAATGCTGTTCTTATCCAGTCAAAATCATCGTTCAAGAATATTGCAGTCTGGATTACTGGTGTCGATTTTAAATTTATTGATTATCTTAAGTTTCTATTTAATCAGAAATAGCCCATTCCCGAGTCTGGAATTTAGTTATGATGCCTTAATGGGGATTGTTTCAGGTGTAGTTGCATCCGTATTTACAATCGGTTTACTACCTTTCTTTGAAGCCGGGTTTAATATTTTATCTAGTATGAAACTAATTGAATTATCAAACCCAAATCATCCGTTGCTTCGTAAAATATTAACAGAAGCACCGGGGACTTATCATCATAGTGTAATGGTTGCAAATCTTGCTGAGTCAGCTTGTGAATCAATTGGTGCGAATGGACTTCTAGCAAGAGTAGCATGCTATTACCATGACATAGGTAAAACCAATAGACCAAAGTTCTTTATAGAAAATCAAATCAATATAGAAAATCCTCATGACCAAATTTCTCCTATTGCGAGCAAGAATATCATTATCTCGCATGTAACAGATGGAGTTAAGATGTTAAAGAAAGCGAAACTACCGAAGGAGATTATTGATGTTGCTGAACAGCACCACGGTACAACACTTTTGAAGTTCTTCTACCACAAGGCAAAAGAAAATGGAGAAGAAGTAACAGAGGAAGAATTTAGATACCCTGGACCACGTCCAACTTCAAAGGAAGCAGCCATTATTAACATTTCCGATAGTGTAGAAGCTGCCGTTCGCTCCAAGAATAATCCGACTCCAGATGAAATTAGAGCAGTCGTAAAAGGGATTATCAAAGACCGTTTGCAAGATGGACAGTTGAATGATTGCGATATAACGTTGAAAGAACTTGATACCGTGGCCCATACATTATGTGAAACATTGAATGGGATCTTTCATTCTCGGATTGAATATCCAGACATAAAAAAATTACAAAAGGTGGAAGAAAATGAATCTAGAAATTGA
- the ybeY gene encoding rRNA maturation RNase YbeY: MNLEIDFLDETNSVQEDDEKLVRELLVLGLKAEDIQDDCEISVTFVSNEKIQEINKEYRGKDQPTDVISFALEEGDEDIPIMGAPETRVLGDIIISVDKAKEQAEEYGHSYQRELGFLAVHGLLHLLGYDHEEEEEEKEMFSKQESILESYGLKR, translated from the coding sequence ATGAATCTAGAAATTGATTTTTTAGATGAAACCAATTCTGTTCAAGAAGATGATGAAAAACTAGTTAGAGAACTCTTAGTATTAGGGTTAAAAGCAGAAGACATTCAGGATGACTGTGAAATTTCTGTTACGTTTGTTTCGAATGAAAAAATCCAAGAGATAAATAAGGAATATAGAGGAAAAGATCAGCCGACAGATGTTATCTCGTTTGCCCTTGAAGAAGGTGACGAAGATATACCAATTATGGGCGCACCTGAGACTAGGGTGTTGGGTGATATTATTATCTCAGTGGACAAGGCAAAGGAACAAGCTGAAGAATATGGCCACTCATACCAAAGAGAACTGGGATTCCTAGCTGTTCATGGTTTGCTCCACCTTCTTGGTTACGATCATGAGGAAGAAGAAGAGGAAAAAGAAATGTTTTCGAAACAGGAAAGCATATTAGAGAGCTATGGTCTCAAACGATAG
- the recO gene encoding DNA repair protein RecO — protein sequence MFNQGEGIVIRTTPYGETNKIVTLFTREWGKIGVMARGAKKPSSKLSSCTQLFTVGSYLIQMSRGLGTLHQGEASQSMRHLREDIVLTAYAAYIVELVEKATDERKPNPRLYEDLVLTLHYLQEEYDPDIMKVLFEIKMLPLLGLKPTLNECVNCKEKQGQFGFSVRENGFLCHRCFEIDPYYIPISPSTTKLLSQFSRIKLEQIGSINVKESTKKELNLVMEQYYETYTGLYLKSKGVLDQIKRVWNPGEGS from the coding sequence ATGTTTAATCAGGGAGAGGGAATCGTTATTAGAACAACACCGTATGGAGAGACGAATAAAATCGTGACCCTGTTTACTAGGGAGTGGGGAAAAATCGGTGTTATGGCAAGAGGGGCAAAAAAGCCAAGCAGTAAGCTTTCGAGTTGTACTCAGCTATTTACGGTTGGCTCCTATCTAATTCAAATGAGTCGTGGCTTGGGTACATTACACCAGGGTGAAGCATCTCAATCTATGAGACACCTGAGAGAAGATATTGTCCTAACTGCTTATGCAGCCTATATAGTAGAACTAGTGGAGAAAGCTACGGATGAACGAAAACCAAATCCAAGGCTTTATGAAGACCTTGTGTTAACCTTACATTATCTTCAGGAAGAATATGACCCGGATATTATGAAAGTTCTTTTTGAAATCAAGATGTTACCATTATTAGGTCTCAAACCAACTCTTAATGAGTGCGTAAATTGTAAGGAAAAGCAAGGTCAATTTGGATTTTCTGTAAGAGAAAATGGGTTCCTTTGTCACCGTTGTTTTGAAATAGACCCATACTACATCCCAATCTCACCTTCGACAACCAAATTACTAAGTCAATTTAGCCGTATAAAGTTAGAACAGATTGGTTCAATCAATGTAAAAGAATCAACAAAAAAAGAACTAAACTTAGTAATGGAACAGTATTATGAAACCTATACTGGTTTATACTTAAAAAGTAAAGGGGTCTTGGACCAAATTAAGCGAGTTTGGAATCCAGGTGAAGGTAGTTGA
- the era gene encoding GTPase Era, with protein MNNKGYRSGFISIIGRPNVGKSTFLNRVIGQKIAIMSDKPQTTRNKVQGVLTLSDAQMIFIDTPGIHVPKHKLGDFMMKVATNALREVDLVLFMVNVQEGFGKGEQLILEKLKGLKTPVFLIVNKIDQVHPDELLAYIESYQKRFNFAEIIPISALEGNNVEKLLDVIKERLPEGPQYYPADQVTDHPERFIISELIREKALHLTREEIPHSLAVAIDKISREDSEKDIIHVMATIVVERDSQKGIIIGKRGSMLKEIGKRARVDIENLLGTQVFLELWVKVQKDWRNKAFHLKDFGFRDDEY; from the coding sequence ATGAATAATAAAGGGTATCGTTCAGGCTTTATCTCTATTATTGGGAGACCTAATGTTGGAAAATCTACTTTCCTTAATAGGGTAATCGGGCAAAAAATTGCAATCATGAGTGATAAGCCTCAAACTACTAGAAATAAAGTGCAAGGTGTATTAACCTTGTCTGATGCACAAATGATTTTTATCGATACTCCTGGAATTCATGTTCCTAAGCATAAGCTTGGGGATTTTATGATGAAGGTTGCTACAAATGCTTTGAGGGAAGTTGACCTAGTTTTATTCATGGTTAATGTCCAAGAGGGCTTTGGAAAAGGTGAACAATTGATTTTAGAAAAGCTCAAAGGTTTAAAAACTCCAGTTTTTTTAATAGTAAACAAAATTGATCAGGTTCATCCAGACGAACTGTTAGCGTATATTGAATCCTATCAAAAGCGCTTTAATTTTGCTGAGATTATCCCAATCTCTGCTCTTGAGGGAAATAATGTTGAGAAGCTTTTAGATGTTATTAAAGAAAGACTACCTGAGGGCCCACAATACTATCCAGCTGATCAAGTAACGGATCATCCAGAGCGATTTATTATTTCCGAGTTAATTCGTGAAAAGGCGTTGCATTTAACGCGAGAAGAAATTCCTCACTCCCTAGCCGTTGCCATTGATAAGATTTCGAGAGAGGATTCTGAAAAAGACATTATCCATGTGATGGCTACTATTGTAGTTGAGAGGGACTCTCAAAAAGGAATCATCATCGGTAAAAGAGGCTCGATGTTAAAAGAAATTGGGAAGCGAGCGAGAGTTGATATTGAAAACTTACTAGGAACACAAGTGTTTCTTGAGCTATGGGTAAAGGTTCAAAAAGATTGGCGTAACAAGGCATTCCACTTAAAAGACTTTGGGTTCCGTGATGATGAATATTAA